Genomic window (Planctomycetota bacterium):
AGCTGGTGACGAAGGTCGCCGTCAGCGGCGAGACCCTCCGCCAGCTTCGGGATGAGCTGGTGTAGAGGGGCATTTTCCGCATCCTCCGCGAGCCGCCAGAGGCCCCCCTGAACCGCGTGGACACCGAAGCGATGGACAGTGACGGACAATGCACGGCCAGGAGCAAGCGAACCGGCGAACGGTGCAAGCGTGCCCCCACGCCGGGCAAGCGGGTCTGTTACTACCACGGCGGCGCGTCCACCGGGCCAAAGACGAAGGAAGGCAAAGCTCGCTCGTCCCTGAACAACCTCCAGCACGGCATCTTCGCAAGGCGCATCCTCGACGCCGAGGAGCAGGAGCGGTTCGACGCGGTGGTCGAGCGGGTGCAGAAGGACTTCGCCCTCAACCGTTCGTCCGACGTGATCGCGGTCGAGGCGATGGGGCTGGCCTTCGTCCGCTACGGCCGTGCGATGAAGGAGGGGAA
Coding sequences:
- a CDS encoding HGGxSTG domain-containing protein, with the protein product MDSDGQCTARSKRTGERCKRAPTPGKRVCYYHGGASTGPKTKEGKARSSLNNLQHGIFARRILDAEEQERFDAVVERVQKDFALNRSSDVIAVEAMGLAFVRYGRAMKEGNADAAEKLDRIVRAHLKDLKATKVAREGGAPTLKTTPAEWATQLLEDVKAADKAARKGGKRATPGDQEAADADGTQEEPQI